A stretch of Myxococcus hansupus DNA encodes these proteins:
- a CDS encoding aminotransferase class I/II-fold pyridoxal phosphate-dependent enzyme: protein MSDVFDKCRNWKDYRIAKATGLYPYFRAIEASHGATEVEIEGKRVIMVGSNNYLGLSSDARVKEAAIKATEKFGTTSSGSRLLNGTLALHEELEARLAKFLNRESAIVISTGFQTNLALASILGRHDIVFSDRQNHASLVDGIRLSFATERKFRHNDMDHLEQLLSQADPDAGKIIVTDGVFSMEGDLCNLPRIVELAKHYNARVMTDDAHAMGVLGTLGRGTSEYFDLEKETDLVMGTFSKSFASLGGVLAGPFEVINYIRHKARSVIFSASMTPGSIAAALKALEIIEAEPERRARLLDIAEKMHNGFRAMGFDTGVSVTPVVPVHIGDQVKCFRFWRALHEAGVFANPVIPPAVEPGHALIRTSYMATHTDAQLDRVLDTFETIGRKLGVIPETRPTVYEPVQIARPGTRILSNRASDTWSAGSAGLLADKGGITLDQLSRMSSREVAGRFFDAVEQLTWRAANLQPDDLRKLSSAPWKLWEKRGEIPGILLEKGAHFFMRNGAHSDRN, encoded by the coding sequence ATGAGCGACGTCTTCGACAAGTGCCGTAACTGGAAGGACTACCGAATCGCGAAGGCCACGGGACTCTACCCGTACTTCCGCGCCATCGAAGCGTCGCACGGCGCCACCGAGGTGGAGATCGAAGGCAAGCGCGTCATCATGGTCGGGTCCAACAACTACCTGGGCCTGTCCTCCGACGCGCGCGTGAAGGAAGCCGCCATCAAGGCGACGGAGAAGTTCGGCACCACCAGCTCCGGCTCGCGCCTGCTCAACGGCACGCTGGCGCTGCACGAGGAGCTCGAGGCGCGGCTGGCGAAGTTCCTCAACCGCGAGTCCGCCATCGTCATCTCCACCGGGTTCCAGACGAACCTGGCGCTGGCCTCCATCCTGGGCCGCCACGACATCGTCTTCAGCGACCGGCAGAACCACGCGTCGCTGGTGGACGGCATCCGCCTGTCCTTCGCCACCGAGCGCAAGTTCCGCCACAACGACATGGACCACCTGGAGCAGCTCCTGTCCCAGGCGGATCCGGACGCGGGGAAGATCATCGTCACCGACGGCGTCTTCTCCATGGAAGGCGACCTCTGCAACCTGCCCCGCATCGTGGAGCTGGCCAAGCACTACAACGCGCGGGTGATGACGGATGACGCGCACGCCATGGGCGTGCTGGGCACGCTGGGCCGGGGCACGTCCGAGTACTTCGATTTGGAGAAGGAGACGGACCTCGTCATGGGGACCTTCTCCAAGAGCTTCGCGTCGCTGGGCGGCGTGCTGGCCGGCCCCTTCGAGGTCATCAACTACATCCGCCACAAGGCCCGCTCGGTCATCTTCTCCGCGTCCATGACGCCGGGCTCCATCGCCGCGGCCCTCAAGGCGCTGGAGATCATCGAGGCCGAGCCGGAGCGCCGCGCGCGGCTGCTCGACATCGCGGAGAAGATGCACAACGGCTTCCGCGCCATGGGCTTCGACACGGGCGTGTCGGTGACGCCGGTGGTGCCGGTGCACATCGGCGACCAGGTGAAGTGCTTCCGCTTCTGGCGCGCGCTGCACGAGGCGGGCGTCTTCGCCAACCCGGTGATTCCGCCGGCGGTGGAGCCGGGCCACGCGCTCATCCGCACCTCGTACATGGCCACGCACACGGACGCGCAGTTGGACCGGGTGCTGGACACCTTCGAGACCATTGGCCGCAAGCTGGGCGTCATCCCGGAGACGCGCCCCACCGTCTACGAGCCGGTGCAGATCGCCCGGCCCGGCACGCGCATCCTGTCCAACCGCGCCAGCGACACGTGGTCCGCGGGGTCCGCGGGCCTGCTGGCGGACAAGGGCGGCATCACCCTGGACCAACTGTCGCGCATGTCGTCGCGCGAGGTGGCCGGGCGCTTCTTCGACGCGGTGGAGCAGCTCACGTGGCGCGCGGCGAACCTCCAGCCGGATGACCTGCGCAAGCTGAGCTCGGCGCCCTGGAAGCTGTGGGAGAAGCGCGGGGAGATTCCGGGAATCCTGCTGGAGAAGGGCGCCCACTTCTTCATGCGCAACGGCGCCCACTCCGACCGGAACTGA
- a CDS encoding efflux RND transporter permease subunit: MARSERQRWFERFIETAVSRPWQVLLCFVLLTLGGMAVASRLEFRGSFVELLPKASREVQDLTRVSEKAGGDGYLVLVASGDTRARLESYAGELQARLEALPEVRYVEHRYDVSFFRQNALLLLPIEKLAALRQDITARVRYERQLANPFYFDLGASPQAPPDFETIAKKYAPAAPMRETLGSADGTEVYLLIKPAGTAGDLDFARGFVDMAMDTGRKLAAERYPSVKLQATGNFQGRIEEDTVMRDDLARAGSLSALIAVGLILLATRRISALAVVGIPVVVGVVLTFAFAEVAIGHLNVVTGFLVAILIGLGIEYGVHLCMRYWEERRTRPSRQAIITAVRGTFGGAMTSAVTNAAAFFVLLLAQFQAFKQFGLLAGLGVLLAVLAAYALGPSLLAIAERLRPARRDDASAPAPDAPARKPEREWRRWPTGAIVAIALSVVGFAVFSVAVSSRLGFETDMRKLQGESRASLLNDHVIEQIGQPLTPAIFLVDDVAQAAQVEAVIAEVKQRHGEKSAILDAASLNDMLPQEMERREVELAGLREVLQGLDAMPAELVADPRLQEFRRMVDAKPYGLGAVPLEVRRRFEAADGKGTFLLMFPSVENTDTEDLRRWASQIDEVMAGAEARGIPVAVLDSNRIAARIFALVRADGPLILWSAALVVFLAILVSLGSVKRALLVTGPLFLGMTCLAGGMYLFDVQLNFINAVVLPNLLAIAVDNSVHLFHRYEEEGPGSLGKVVRHTGLAAVVATLSNAAGYGALLVANHQGLRSIGQIALLGVMCTFLGTTVFFPALLALLERWKGRGGTVAGKRAVVQSL; the protein is encoded by the coding sequence TTGGCCCGTTCTGAACGACAACGGTGGTTCGAACGCTTCATCGAGACAGCCGTCTCTCGCCCCTGGCAGGTGCTGCTGTGCTTCGTGCTGTTGACACTCGGCGGCATGGCGGTGGCGTCGCGGTTGGAGTTCCGCGGATCGTTCGTGGAGCTGCTCCCGAAGGCCTCCCGCGAAGTGCAGGATCTGACACGTGTGTCAGAGAAGGCGGGCGGCGACGGCTACCTGGTCCTGGTCGCGTCGGGCGACACGCGGGCGCGGCTGGAGTCGTACGCCGGGGAGCTGCAGGCACGCCTGGAGGCCCTGCCGGAGGTGCGCTACGTCGAGCATCGCTATGACGTGAGCTTCTTCCGCCAAAACGCGTTGCTGTTATTGCCCATCGAGAAACTCGCGGCGTTGCGCCAGGACATCACGGCGCGCGTGCGTTACGAGCGACAGCTCGCGAATCCGTTCTACTTCGACCTGGGCGCGTCGCCTCAAGCGCCACCGGACTTCGAAACCATCGCGAAGAAGTATGCGCCCGCCGCGCCCATGCGCGAGACGCTGGGCAGCGCGGATGGGACGGAGGTCTACCTGCTGATCAAGCCCGCGGGGACGGCGGGGGATCTCGACTTCGCGCGCGGCTTCGTGGACATGGCCATGGACACCGGGCGGAAGCTGGCCGCGGAGCGCTATCCGTCCGTGAAGCTCCAGGCCACGGGCAACTTCCAGGGCCGCATCGAAGAGGACACGGTGATGCGCGACGACCTGGCGCGCGCGGGCTCGCTGTCGGCGTTGATCGCCGTGGGCCTCATCCTGCTGGCCACGCGGCGCATCTCGGCGTTGGCGGTGGTGGGCATCCCCGTCGTGGTGGGCGTGGTGCTGACGTTCGCGTTCGCGGAGGTCGCCATTGGCCACCTCAACGTGGTGACGGGGTTCCTCGTCGCCATCCTGATTGGCCTGGGCATCGAGTACGGCGTGCATCTGTGCATGCGCTACTGGGAGGAGCGGCGCACGCGGCCGTCGCGTCAGGCCATCATCACGGCGGTGCGCGGCACCTTCGGCGGCGCGATGACCTCCGCGGTGACGAACGCGGCGGCCTTCTTCGTGCTGCTGCTGGCGCAGTTCCAGGCATTCAAGCAGTTCGGCCTGCTGGCGGGGCTCGGCGTGCTGCTGGCGGTGCTGGCCGCGTACGCGTTGGGCCCCTCGCTGCTGGCCATCGCGGAGCGGCTGCGTCCCGCGCGCAGGGACGACGCGAGCGCCCCGGCGCCGGATGCTCCCGCGCGGAAGCCGGAGCGCGAGTGGCGCCGGTGGCCCACGGGCGCCATCGTGGCGATCGCCTTGTCGGTGGTGGGCTTCGCCGTGTTCTCCGTCGCCGTGTCGTCTCGGCTGGGCTTCGAGACGGACATGCGCAAACTCCAGGGCGAGTCGCGGGCTTCACTGCTGAATGACCATGTCATCGAACAGATTGGCCAGCCGCTGACCCCGGCCATCTTCCTGGTGGACGACGTGGCCCAGGCGGCGCAGGTGGAGGCCGTCATCGCCGAGGTGAAGCAGCGTCACGGCGAGAAGTCGGCCATCCTCGACGCCGCGTCCCTCAATGACATGCTGCCCCAGGAGATGGAGCGGCGCGAGGTGGAGCTGGCCGGCCTGCGCGAGGTGCTCCAGGGCCTGGACGCAATGCCCGCGGAGCTGGTCGCCGACCCGCGGCTCCAGGAGTTCCGCCGCATGGTGGACGCGAAGCCGTATGGACTGGGGGCCGTCCCCCTGGAGGTCCGCCGCCGCTTCGAGGCCGCGGACGGGAAGGGCACCTTCCTGCTCATGTTCCCCTCGGTGGAGAACACGGACACCGAGGACCTGCGGCGCTGGGCCTCGCAGATCGACGAGGTGATGGCGGGCGCGGAGGCGCGTGGCATCCCCGTGGCGGTGTTGGACAGCAACCGCATCGCCGCCCGCATCTTCGCGCTGGTGCGCGCGGACGGGCCGCTCATCCTCTGGTCCGCGGCGCTGGTGGTGTTCCTGGCCATCCTGGTGAGTCTGGGCAGCGTCAAGCGCGCGCTGCTCGTCACCGGTCCGCTGTTCCTCGGCATGACGTGCCTGGCCGGCGGCATGTATCTCTTCGACGTCCAGCTCAACTTCATCAACGCCGTGGTGCTGCCGAACCTGCTCGCCATCGCCGTGGACAACTCGGTGCACCTGTTCCACCGGTACGAGGAGGAAGGGCCCGGCTCGCTCGGCAAGGTGGTGCGTCACACGGGGCTGGCGGCCGTGGTGGCGACGCTGTCCAACGCGGCCGGTTACGGCGCGCTGCTGGTGGCCAACCATCAAGGTCTGCGCAGCATCGGTCAGATTGCGCTACTCGGGGTCATGTGCACCTTTCTCGGGACCACGGTCTTCTTCCCCGCGCTGCTGGCATTGTTGGAGAGGTGGAAGGGCCGCGGCGGGACAGTGGCGGGGAAGAGAGCGGTCGTACAGAGCTTGTAG